The segment TCTGGTAGTGGACTGCTGACCACCATGCTCACGCTCATGTTATCCTTTAATGTTAAGGATGATAAGGGTGTGAGCACCTAATGATAATACAGATTAATAAATAGAGTAGAAAAAATTGAGAAGCAACATTCATAGTATTATACCTCAGAAGGTGGAAACAAATTTGTAACAAAATCAAGATTTGTCCAAACTCTGACCACTGTGTGTCCTCCACTGCCTTTGACTGAGTCTTAAGCACTCAGACCAAACATCACCTTGGATTTAGAtcctatttaaaaaaaaatctttctattTACAGTACTTATATCATTGtactctgtatttctgtaacGCATTAGCAAATCTATCaatactctgttttttttctgattaaagCTTGGCTAAGCATCCATTCTGGTCTGTGTGTCAATCATTTGGTAATCTCTGAATAATAATACTATAATCTTTTACATAGTTTGGACTCTGTAGGTCAAACAGAACAAACTGAGCCTTTTCTTCACCAGGTGTAGTCCCACTGAGCTTAGCCGCCTCTTTACACACTCTGTATACATATCAtacaacaagaaaatattctGCTAGACTATATAACATCACAGTGAACTATACAACACTATGATATAACACAGAGTACACCATACATACTAGAAACCACAAAAGATATCAAACCGCACTGGTGTGTGAAACCAAAGGAAATCAGAAAAGCAGTAGAGTCAAAACTTCATGGATATATTGTGGTCCACAGGTAAATAAAACCTGAAGCATTTAGTGGCCAAGTGTTCAATTACTTTTGAACCCCTGAACTTTGGGCACTATGTGTTAAAAGGGCAATATCTCCCAAACAGTTCTCTCTATATTgaatcaaattaaagctgagactttaACTTTATTAGAGTATCCAGTATCCATTTATTAGAGtataaattaaatacagtagcagtcaaaagtttggacaccctttctcattcaagggaatgagAGGGAATGAGAGGGAATGCTTCTATGAACACATTGAGTTATCTTTTCTTATTGTCTCTTAGATAAAATGGGTCAAACAAAAGTCTTCTTCAGTGtcagtttcactgtttcatttttgcatgaaagaatttgaatgattttacatttcagacaAAGGCCTGACCATTTAGCTTAgcatattttggcattttagggggttaatttttacattttatcaaatttttcaccagacctgatgtgcgtgctAAATTTGTaaaatttagggtttaagtggcgtaataataaaaaaggaaagaaagaaagaaagaaacaaacacacgaaaaacaatagggtcctcacCCATAGGCAAagtgttttacagtagtcctctgccttttgggctcggtccctaacAAATACTAAACCAATCTTCATCCTTCAAAAAAAGAGCCATAAGAATTGTAAACAACACTACTTATAGAGAAACAACAAAGCCATTTATTTGAATTGGTTACTggtattttgatatttttgttttcttgctgatatttttattttgttgaccaaattaatgttgttgttccttgcttatatattttattttgttttttcttttcacatattaacatattgtaaataaaaaaactgaaaaaagatgGAAGAGCCTGACTATGCATTTTGTACTCATGCATGGAAATATTTAGATCTAATTTTGTATGATAGAATCATCCTTGCTACTGCCTGTTATTATTGACTTTATAAAGTGTATTTGTATTGGAAAATGAGATTCTTTACAAATGTGAAGCTGTTGGATTCTCCGCTAATCAGCACCTGACTATTTAAAGGCACACCTGATGGAAATCAAGCACAGAACCAATCTGATGAAGCAACATGCCAAATGTCtaattcactcattttgtttcAATGTAATCCTTTAATAAAATAGTGTCAATCCTAGTATCCTGGTGTGCactggaatatttattttggttttctgtggtTTTCCCTGCATCAGCTGACACCCAGGAGAGAAGCACTGCTGTACATGAGgtatcttcattttttttcatctgcaaAACTAACTCATTACATTCTCATCAGCCTtgttaaacatcaacatgctgccattttaaacaaatgaaactaATGTCAAAAACGCTCTGAAGAAGGCTCTGTGCCAAAACATGTAAGCATTTTTCTAATGTGATGTGagccaaataaacaagtgaaatgttGGTATTTTGTCCTCCTTGACTAGGACATTTGAGATgtgctacctttttttttttaatatttttggaaCATGACTACTGGATTTTGGGTTTAGCACTCCACTGAGAATCCCATTGCTGAAGTGCAACCTTCTCCAACTCAATGCTACCATTATCGTTTGAGAGTATGGTAGCATATTGACGTGAGCACTGTGATTGAGGACAACCTAACAGAGCTGCAGACTCTAAATCtaaacataaatctttaaatacATAGTTATGTGTGTGATAAAGTGGTGTATCAATCTCAGGATGAAGAGTAGGGGCAGTAAACAATGGAAGGTGACATTTTTGCATATCCATGTTTAGAACAAACATTTCACCATTTTTATACAccgttttttaaaaacatgttatatcAGGtagatttagtttattatttCCTGCTCATCAGACGTTAAAAATGAAGCAGATTGTTTCAGGGTATCCAAATCTGGATCAATGTTTGTTCCTGAAAAAGCACTGACCTGTGACCTTTGAACTCTTGATTGAacagttaaacatgtcagggtttcaacttttttttattagttttagtcTTAATATCACATCTTTATTTCGTTGTTCACTATATCACATCTTTGTTGTTAAATGGCATAAATCATAAACATAATCcatgaaaaaatactttgatgACAAACAGGAAAACTAAATCAAAGGCAAGTTATAATACAAACAAGCAAACCAGAGTGACCATAGAGAAGAAATGAATAGATTCTGGTGGGAATATTAATTTTACACCCACTAGGTGGCACCATATCAAAAGTAATCCATTAGAGGAGTGTCAGAACTTTTGCTATTCATGATTATCTTTGCAGAACACAAATCAACAAGAACATAAGTTCaatgagaataaaaactgtaaagACACACTTAACAGCATTTAATACTTTCAAATGTGAACTACACCAAATATCTCTTAAGgccattttcaaaaatatatgaGGAGAGAATAAGCAGACATGAGATTCATAATATGATGACTTAGCCTTACTAATCTACAGAAGAATTCaacctcaacaaatacaatgaGAATTATCATTGATTTAGATAAAATAGTATGCAGGGGCCTCCGGAGAGTTCCTCTCTAGGTTAACTGCCTGAATGAGACCACTCAAAATTAGGAAATCTTCACATTTCCCCTGATTTAAGTACTTTATccatattttttgttaaaatcattcacttcagcatgttttttatcacaccaccacccactactaCAACACTTTTTACCACAGCTTCACCCACTACTTCAGCACCTTTTACCACAACACCACCCACTGCTTCAGTAGTATTTACTGCAGCTTTACCCAATACTTCAGCAGTTTTTAACGTAACTTCACCCACCTTTTCAAGAGTTTTTACCGTAGCTTTACCCACTACTTCAAGAGTTTTTAAAGTAGCTTTACCCACTAATTTACCAGCTTTTACCAGCATATGTAGTGGATTAAACTCCTCAGCTTGCTTTCTGGCCTCATTATCATACTTCTGTTGcaacttttctctttcctctttgatttttttctcatgctgttccttcatttttctcagctccctctctttctgctctctctcatCCTGTAATTTCTCATTCATTTCCTTGATctctttttgatatttttcctGTGATTTCCTCTCCATTTCTTCTTGTTCTCTGCGTAGttgctcttctttctctttgaggatgtgttgtttcttctcttcGATTGCCCTCTCAGCCTCTTGGAACATCTCACTGGTGTAGTGGCTTCCTCCGTTGTTCTGGACTACATTTCTGATCTTGTGGAGCAGCTCGGTGACCTGAGCGCCATCCTTCAGCTTATTATTGAAGACATGGTACTGGCCGTTACATCTGGCTACGACTTCCTGCAGGTCTTCACTTTCATCCAAGAACTCCTCAATAGTTGTATCTTCAAGGTCATCACCATGAGTAAAGAGCACCATGCTGTATCTGTCTGCATCCTGGCCAAAGATTTCTTGAATCTTCTGCACCgtctgcttttcttcttcagtgaaTCTGTCCAGCCCGATGACCACCAGGAAGATATGAGGTCCAGGAGCAGCGTAAGTGAGGCACTGGCATATATCTTCAATGGTTTTATCCTGGTCGCACCTGGTGTCAAACAGGCCCGGGGTGTCAATAACAGCAACCCGTCGTCCATCCACCTCAGCTTTCTCCTTAGAACAGTGTACAGTCATAGACTTAGCACTGCGCTTTGATTTGAAGCAGTCTCTTCCCAGAATGGTGTTTCCAGAGGCACTCTTCCCAATTCCAGTCTTACCCAGCATCACTATCCTCAGCTCCTCATTATTTGTTCTGCCAGATACTGTGTAGAAAAATGTATAACAGTGAGTAAGAATCTGCATTCAGGTTGTACGCTCAGAAGTACATTGTACTTAATGCAACTTATACAAATATGGAGGACAAGAAAAATCTAATCATCTGctttaagagagagaaagaaggaggtgGGGGATtgtgaataaattaatacaaCTACACTATAGTACCATGTAAAAACCAACAGCTTTTATGATGTGGGGAATTCACATTTCTTGCACAGAAACCTTATTtgagaaaaacaggaagaggaaacagTTCTTTAAACCTGCCAGCCCACCCCCGACCGCAGCTGAAAGTGGAACCACATGATGAAAAAAACCTGTCCACCCGTCCTGACTGACTCACGTTTGAAGGATATAAGCCTGACAAAAGAGTAAGGTTGAAAATATAACTGTTTCTGTAACATCAGCCGatacaacagagaaaaagatcAGCTGAAAGcacatgtttctttttaaagcacattttatgATCTCACTCCAAAAGGAAGAAGCAATATGATAATACCAAAAAATATGAACTTTCCTCAGATTCCATAGAGCACAAATGGCAGTCATGTAACTCAAAAATGGACTTT is part of the Thunnus albacares chromosome 3, fThuAlb1.1, whole genome shotgun sequence genome and harbors:
- the LOC122973947 gene encoding GTPase IMAP family member 9-like, with amino-acid sequence MLGKTGIGKSASGNTILGRDCFKSKRSAKSMTVHCSKEKAEVDGRRVAVIDTPGLFDTRCDQDKTIEDICQCLTYAAPGPHIFLVVIGLDRFTEEEKQTVQKIQEIFGQDADRYSMVLFTHGDDLEDTTIEEFLDESEDLQEVVARCNGQYHVFNNKLKDGAQVTELLHKIRNVVQNNGGSHYTSEMFQEAERAIEEKKQHILKEKEEQLRREQEEMERKSQEKYQKEIKEMNEKLQDEREQKERELRKMKEQHEKKIKEEREKLQQKYDNEARKQAEEFNPLHMLVKAGKLVGKATLKTLEVVGKATVKTLEKVGEVTLKTAEVLGKAAVNTTEAVGGVVVKGAEVVGEAVVKSVVVVGGGVIKNMLK